A window of Cryptomeria japonica chromosome 3, Sugi_1.0, whole genome shotgun sequence contains these coding sequences:
- the LOC131874040 gene encoding secreted RxLR effector protein 161-like: MEQNLKLSTNEGAAFEDPTKYRQLVGSLIYVTTTRPNITFVVGIMSRFMHKPCEGHWTAAQRVLKYLKGTQTLGIKYSKVLDFHLKGYSDSDFDGDKENGVSTSGYLMTLGSGAVTWRSKKQTIPTNSTTEAKYVVAAQATKEIVWLRKILDDLQEKQTTSMPLLVDNNYAIQLAKNPRFHDHTKHINTKYHLIRCHVEVKTLHLQHCSTADQIVDIFTKALGRVKFEQFRMLLGMTDVPLD; the protein is encoded by the coding sequence ATGGAACAAAATTTAAAGCTTTCTACCAATGAAGGAGCAGCTTTCGAAGATCCAACCAAGTACAGGCAGCTTGTTGGAAGTTTGATTTATGTCACCACTACTCGTCCTAACATTACTTTTGTAGTAGGAATTATGTCCAGATTTATGCATAAACCATGTGAAGGACATTGGACTGCAGCTCAACGAGTtctaaaatatttaaaaggaactCAGACTCTTGGCATCAAATACTCAAAGGTTTTAGACTTCCATCTCAAAGGTTATTCTGATTCAGATTTTGATGGCGACAAAGAAAATGGGGTATCTACTTCTGGTTATTTGATGACTCTTGGATCAGGCGCTGTCACTTGGAGATCGAAGAAACAAACAATTCCTACTAACTCTACAACTGAAGCCAAATATGTAGTAGCAGCTCAAGCCACCAAAGAAATTGTGTGGCTCAGGAAAATTCTCGATGATTTGCAGGAGAAACAAACAACTTCAATGCCTTTACTTGTTGATAATAATTATGCAATTCAATTGGCCAAGAATCCTAGATTTCATGATCACACCAAGCATATCAACACCAAATATCATTTGATTCGATGTCATGTTGAGGTCAAAaccttacatttacaacattgttCCACTGCAGATCAaattgttgatatcttcaccaaagcaTTGGGACGTGTAAAATTTGAACAATTTCGAATGCTGCTTGGCATGACAGATGTCCCTTTGGATTAA